The following coding sequences lie in one Oculatellaceae cyanobacterium genomic window:
- a CDS encoding DUF2358 domain-containing protein: MEDKLKVEGVIATLKKDLPTLFERDISYDIYTQDIFFKDPVNTFKWKFNYRIIFWTLRFHAKLFFTEIFFDLHDVYQENKDTIIANWTVRGVLRVPWKAHIFFNGYSTYKLNNDCLIYEHIDTWDRKPSEILKQFIRRGE; this comes from the coding sequence GTGGAAGATAAGTTAAAAGTAGAAGGTGTTATAGCAACGCTTAAAAAGGATTTACCAACTCTTTTTGAGCGGGATATTTCTTATGATATCTATACACAAGATATTTTCTTTAAAGATCCAGTTAATACTTTTAAATGGAAGTTTAACTATCGCATCATCTTTTGGACGCTGAGATTTCATGCCAAATTATTTTTTACAGAAATATTTTTTGATTTGCATGATGTCTATCAAGAAAATAAGGACACTATTATTGCTAATTGGACTGTGCGGGGTGTATTGCGTGTACCATGGAAGGCACATATATTCTTTAATGGCTACTCAACATATAAGTTAAATAATGATTGCTTAATCTACGAGCATATTGATACTTGGGATCGTAAACCAAGTGAGATATTGAAGCAGTTTATACGTAGAGGAGAGTAA
- a CDS encoding sodium:solute symporter family protein, with protein MSVELWTILIVGISFVGYLYIGWQSRVKVSSDFFVAGRGVPSIANGAATAADWMSAASFISMAGIISFAGYDGSVYLLGWTGGYVLLALLLAPYLRKFGKYTVPDFVGDRYYSNAARLVAVVAAIFISMTYVAGQMRGVGIVFSRFLQVDVNTGVLIGMVIVAFFSVLGGMKGITWTQVAQYGVLIFAYLIPAIAISMVLTGNPIPQLAFTFSDIVDKLNQIHIDLGFKAYTEPFATQSQLDVLFTTIALMVGTAGLPHILIRFYTVPDVRSARYSAGWALLFIAILYTTAPALSSFARYNLINTLHNQTIEQIQSLDWAQKWEKTKLLKFDDKNNDGRIQLTPDKTTNELDIDKDIIVLSTPEVANLAPWVIALVAAGGLAAALSTASGLLLVISSAVAHDVYYRIINPQASEALRVMVGRIMIGFAIAIAGYFGVNPPGFVAQVVAFAFGLAAASFFPIIVLGIFDKRTNREGAISGLITGLCFTTFYIVGVKFGGMQPWFFGVSPEGIGTLGMAINFLVTWVVSRLTPPPPLEVQEMVDSLRSPDGELPVEASH; from the coding sequence ATGTCTGTTGAATTATGGACTATTTTAATAGTCGGCATTTCCTTTGTAGGATATCTCTACATTGGTTGGCAGTCCCGCGTTAAAGTAAGTTCTGACTTTTTCGTAGCAGGGCGGGGAGTACCATCCATCGCAAACGGTGCGGCTACTGCTGCTGATTGGATGTCAGCAGCTTCTTTTATTTCGATGGCGGGAATAATTTCCTTTGCAGGTTACGACGGTTCAGTTTACTTGCTAGGTTGGACTGGTGGTTATGTATTGCTGGCGCTGTTGTTAGCCCCCTATCTGCGGAAATTCGGGAAATATACTGTACCTGATTTTGTAGGCGATCGCTATTACTCCAACGCTGCCCGCTTAGTCGCAGTAGTTGCGGCTATCTTCATATCTATGACTTATGTAGCAGGACAAATGCGCGGTGTGGGAATTGTTTTCAGCCGCTTCCTGCAAGTAGATGTGAACACAGGCGTATTAATTGGTATGGTGATTGTCGCCTTTTTCTCAGTTTTAGGCGGCATGAAAGGGATTACTTGGACGCAGGTAGCACAGTATGGCGTGTTGATTTTTGCCTACCTGATTCCAGCTATTGCAATTTCAATGGTGCTGACTGGCAACCCCATCCCACAACTAGCTTTTACCTTTAGCGATATTGTCGATAAACTCAACCAAATTCACATAGATTTGGGTTTCAAAGCGTATACGGAACCATTTGCTACCCAGTCGCAATTAGATGTTTTGTTTACGACGATCGCTTTAATGGTAGGAACTGCTGGACTACCTCATATCCTCATCCGCTTTTACACCGTTCCTGATGTGCGATCGGCACGCTATTCTGCTGGTTGGGCGTTACTATTTATCGCCATCCTCTATACAACTGCCCCAGCATTATCAAGCTTTGCCCGTTACAACTTAATTAATACTTTGCACAATCAAACTATTGAGCAAATCCAAAGCTTAGATTGGGCGCAAAAATGGGAAAAAACCAAACTGCTAAAGTTTGATGATAAAAATAACGACGGGCGAATTCAACTAACACCAGATAAAACAACCAACGAACTAGACATCGACAAAGATATTATCGTTTTATCAACACCAGAAGTCGCAAATTTAGCACCTTGGGTAATTGCCTTAGTAGCTGCCGGAGGATTAGCAGCAGCTTTATCAACTGCATCAGGATTATTATTAGTAATTTCCAGTGCTGTTGCCCATGATGTTTATTACCGCATCATTAATCCCCAAGCTTCCGAAGCTTTGCGGGTAATGGTTGGTAGAATCATGATTGGATTTGCGATCGCCATCGCGGGATATTTTGGAGTTAATCCCCCTGGTTTTGTCGCTCAAGTTGTCGCCTTTGCTTTTGGTTTAGCTGCTGCCAGTTTCTTCCCAATTATTGTTTTAGGGATATTTGACAAACGCACAAACCGTGAAGGTGCGATCTCAGGGTTAATAACAGGATTATGCTTCACTACTTTTTACATCGTTGGGGTCAAATTTGGGGGAATGCAACCCTGGTTTTTTGGCGTATCACCTGAAGGCATTGGTACTTTAGGAATGGCGATTAACTTTTTGGTTACTTGGGTAGTTTCTCGATTAACTCCACCCCCACCATTAGAAGTACAAGAGATGGTAGACTCACTGCGATCGCCAGATGGAGAATTACCTGTAGAGGCATCCCATTAA
- a CDS encoding DUF4212 domain-containing protein, translating to MMDKNQRQSYWRANKALIRNLLVVWAFVSIVFSILLVQPLNTIRLGGLPLGFWMAQQGSIIVFVVLIFIYAVEMDKLDRKSGIDK from the coding sequence ATGATGGACAAAAATCAACGTCAATCTTATTGGCGTGCCAATAAAGCATTAATCAGAAATCTTTTGGTTGTTTGGGCGTTTGTGTCAATCGTTTTTAGCATCTTGCTAGTACAACCATTAAACACCATCCGGTTAGGTGGGTTGCCGCTTGGCTTTTGGATGGCACAGCAGGGTTCCATCATCGTTTTCGTAGTGCTAATTTTCATCTACGCGGTAGAGATGGACAAACTAGACCGTAAATCTGGCATAGATAAATAA
- a CDS encoding DNA adenine methylase, whose amino-acid sequence MPLEISSAQAKPFLKWAGGKSKLIPQFVNYFPKQLKQGKINRYVEPFIGGGSVLFYIAQNYCVEEFIIADISQEIVMAYQVIRNDVESLINLLLEIQSKYFTLDLEQQKELFYDIRSKFNLHQPKIKLTEVNQACVERTAYLIFLNRTCFNGLYRVNSKSEFNVPFGRYKNPTICSTDNLRAVSTILQRAEIRYGDFMTCEDFVDSNTFVYFDPPYRPISRTANFNSYANLEFDDAAQIRLANFFKKLDARGAKLMLSNSDPKNINPDDDFFEKAYQGYKIERVKASRMINSNAQKRGEINELIIMNY is encoded by the coding sequence ATGCCTTTAGAAATATCTTCAGCACAAGCAAAGCCATTTTTAAAATGGGCTGGTGGTAAAAGCAAGTTAATACCACAATTCGTTAATTATTTTCCTAAACAATTAAAACAAGGAAAAATTAACAGATATGTTGAGCCATTTATCGGAGGTGGTTCAGTTTTATTTTATATAGCTCAAAATTATTGTGTTGAAGAATTTATTATTGCTGATATTAGCCAAGAAATAGTGATGGCATATCAGGTCATTAGAAATGACGTAGAAAGTTTAATTAATTTATTATTAGAAATTCAATCTAAATATTTTACTTTAGACTTAGAGCAACAAAAAGAACTATTTTATGATATTCGTTCTAAATTTAATTTACATCAGCCAAAAATTAAATTAACTGAAGTTAATCAAGCTTGTGTAGAACGTACTGCTTACCTAATATTTTTAAATCGTACTTGTTTCAACGGTCTTTATCGAGTCAACTCTAAGTCTGAGTTTAATGTACCATTTGGACGTTACAAAAACCCAACAATATGTTCAACAGATAATTTACGTGCTGTTTCAACAATTTTACAACGTGCAGAAATTAGGTATGGGGATTTTATGACTTGTGAGGATTTTGTTGATAGCAACACATTTGTTTATTTTGATCCGCCATACCGTCCTATTAGTAGAACAGCTAACTTTAATTCTTATGCAAACCTCGAATTTGATGATGCAGCACAAATACGTTTAGCTAATTTTTTTAAGAAGCTGGATGCTAGAGGTGCAAAGTTAATGCTTAGTAATTCTGATCCAAAAAATATTAACCCTGATGATGATTTTTTTGAAAAAGCATATCAGGGATACAAAATTGAGCGTGTTAAGGCTAGTAGGATGATAAATTCTAATGCTCAAAAAAGAGGTGAGATTAACGAATTAATAATTATGAATTATTAA
- a CDS encoding GIY-YIG nuclease family protein translates to METNPAQTNQDVAIEHQNVPVAHQGLHEFLYSSDDEHTAVVTTIPQIESNSAEIVPLETWCNHASNAKVAGVYAVLDTQHLTQYIGYSRNVQLSLNGHLTQNGKDKCAFVRVHTFKFPKREEMESLRDQWMSELDSIPPGNSSDREMWASTIGEAAKAAMSAAERNAYEEKKLKLRKAMADTALNRNLDSIDATEAQRRENLEAAVKNDDWSAVIQEQQ, encoded by the coding sequence ATGGAAACTAACCCAGCACAGACAAATCAAGATGTAGCCATCGAACATCAAAATGTACCCGTTGCACATCAGGGATTACATGAGTTTTTATACAGTTCCGATGACGAACACACCGCCGTAGTTACGACAATTCCTCAAATTGAAAGCAATAGTGCTGAAATTGTACCGTTAGAAACTTGGTGCAATCACGCTTCAAATGCCAAAGTTGCTGGTGTATATGCTGTATTAGACACCCAACACCTTACCCAATATATAGGTTACTCCCGTAACGTACAGCTTTCACTCAACGGTCATCTTACGCAAAACGGTAAAGACAAGTGCGCGTTTGTGCGTGTACATACATTTAAATTCCCCAAACGCGAAGAAATGGAAAGCTTGCGAGACCAGTGGATGTCTGAACTTGATAGCATTCCACCAGGAAATAGTAGCGATCGCGAAATGTGGGCAAGTACAATAGGCGAAGCCGCCAAAGCAGCAATGTCAGCAGCAGAACGCAACGCTTATGAAGAGAAAAAGCTGAAACTACGCAAAGCAATGGCTGATACAGCTTTAAATAGGAATTTAGATTCAATAGATGCAACTGAAGCACAACGCCGTGAGAATTTAGAAGCTGCTGTTAAAAATGATGACTGGAGTGCTGTAATCCAAGAACAACAATAA
- a CDS encoding haloacid dehalogenase type II, with protein sequence MATRGTVVLDIIGTCFSLEKPRQKLIELGATPYTLQLWFAQTLRDAFAYSHAGRYLPLKEVLEAELPRTLKVVGIEADVQQRSQIVKSFSELDLQPDALDAFKVLTTAGFKLIALTNGSAESTQKLLEKAGAIQYFEHILSCDAVKKTKPHPEVYEMAKQGVEGDIWMVAAHAWDIAGAVSAGLKTAFITQEEKEYLSVYPQPEIIADSLLQAANKIVA encoded by the coding sequence ATGGCAACAAGAGGAACTGTAGTCCTAGATATTATTGGCACTTGCTTCAGTTTAGAAAAACCCCGCCAAAAACTGATTGAACTAGGTGCTACTCCTTATACTCTGCAACTTTGGTTTGCCCAGACATTGCGCGATGCTTTTGCTTATTCTCATGCAGGTAGATATCTACCTTTAAAAGAAGTGCTAGAAGCAGAATTACCTCGGACATTAAAGGTAGTTGGTATTGAAGCAGATGTACAGCAGCGATCGCAAATAGTAAAATCCTTTTCTGAGTTAGATTTACAACCAGATGCTTTAGATGCTTTTAAAGTACTAACAACCGCAGGTTTCAAACTAATCGCTCTTACCAACGGTAGCGCAGAATCTACCCAAAAACTGTTAGAAAAGGCTGGTGCAATTCAGTACTTTGAGCATATTCTTTCCTGTGATGCTGTTAAAAAAACCAAGCCGCACCCTGAAGTATACGAAATGGCTAAACAAGGTGTGGAAGGTGATATTTGGATGGTTGCTGCCCATGCTTGGGATATTGCTGGTGCTGTTAGTGCTGGTTTGAAGACTGCTTTTATTACTCAGGAAGAAAAAGAGTACTTATCTGTTTACCCGCAACCAGAAATAATTGCTGATAGTTTATTGCAAGCAGCAAATAAGATAGTAGCTTGA
- a CDS encoding Ycf66 family protein has translation MRDPLRRLKYLPWRSLLQVSALTNLIVLILDFLIGVEYQRSPVVRQVLNSLYTPPLGIITTLAVAVGVGALAVYLLERFYPQVRLEANTLWALVPCLALIILLKSLLPIPSILLRFNEIQVMAIIIGIFWKSQRYWR, from the coding sequence ATGAGAGATCCTTTGCGTCGCCTCAAGTATTTACCTTGGCGATCGCTTCTGCAAGTTTCCGCCTTGACTAACCTGATTGTTTTAATCTTAGACTTTCTAATAGGGGTAGAATACCAGCGATCGCCTGTAGTTCGTCAAGTCCTAAATAGTTTATATACGCCACCATTAGGGATAATCACAACATTAGCTGTAGCAGTTGGCGTAGGTGCTTTAGCTGTTTATTTACTTGAGCGATTTTATCCACAGGTTAGACTTGAAGCTAACACCTTATGGGCGTTAGTTCCTTGTTTAGCTCTAATTATTTTGCTCAAATCACTCTTACCGATTCCATCTATTTTATTGCGTTTTAATGAAATTCAAGTAATGGCTATTATTATTGGCATCTTCTGGAAATCCCAACGCTATTGGCGATAA
- a CDS encoding ATP-binding protein, whose protein sequence is MNESGVLTTEQFDLNNCDREPIHISGAIQPHGLLFVLQEPDLTILQVSKNTFNLLGRHPEKLLNENLNTLLDEYNIDLLKSCLSQEDIRNKNPIKFTIKIEEHRNVLFDGIIHRHDGLLILELEPSRFADNISFLNFYDLVRSSVSKLQNASNLDELCQSMVKEVRKINGFDRVMIYRFNQDGDGTILAEDKLEKLDPFLGLHYPATDVPKQARTLYCLNWLRLIADINYQPSEIIPFNNPITNQPTDLSNSVLRSVSRLHIEYLQNMGVRASMSISLIKNKQLWGLIACHHYSPKYVSYEVRKACEFLGQVMSLELASKEDNEDYEYKLELSKVQEKILEYVSQEENFIDGLIKYQPNILNLVDASGAAVFFDGNYTLVGETPQLEDLNHLVELLENNFTEEIFYTESLARLDPAGEKFKDVASGVLAISLSQSQKNYILWFRPEVIQTVNWAGEPKKPVEMTEDGSVRLSPRKSFELWKETVRLKSLPWKKCEIDAALGLRSAVINIVLKKAEEIAKLNTALQESEAYSRNQAEQLEIALQELQRTQTQLIQNEKMSSLGQLVAGVAHEINNPINFIYGNLNHARENTQDLLNLVALYQQYYPSPTPEIQDGIEDIDLEFMNEDLPKLLSSMQVGADRIREIVQSLRNFSRLDEAAIKAVDIHEGIDSTLLILRHRLKSNDEIRNVEIIKDYGKLPLVECYAGQLNQVFMNIIANAIDALEAGVSKTSGDDQQKQHPTPTIKISTEVSERTSDDNTSTSWVIIRIADNGAGIPEELQLRIFDPFFTTKPVGKGTGIGLALSYQIVVEKHGGMLSCTSAPHQGTEFVIEIPVSQK, encoded by the coding sequence ATGAATGAAAGCGGAGTCTTAACAACAGAACAGTTTGATTTAAATAACTGCGATCGCGAACCTATTCATATATCTGGTGCTATCCAGCCACACGGCTTACTCTTCGTTTTACAAGAGCCTGACTTAACTATATTACAAGTAAGTAAAAATACCTTTAACTTATTGGGACGGCATCCAGAAAAGCTACTTAATGAAAATTTAAATACTTTATTGGATGAATATAATATCGATCTTCTCAAATCTTGCTTGTCTCAAGAAGATATCCGCAATAAAAACCCAATTAAATTTACTATTAAAATAGAAGAACATAGAAATGTATTATTTGATGGCATTATTCATCGCCATGATGGACTGTTAATTCTGGAATTAGAACCATCAAGATTTGCGGATAACATTTCTTTTCTAAATTTTTATGATTTAGTTAGATCTTCAGTTTCTAAACTTCAGAATGCCTCAAATCTGGATGAATTGTGTCAAAGTATGGTCAAAGAGGTTAGAAAAATTAATGGCTTTGACCGAGTGATGATTTATAGATTTAATCAGGATGGTGATGGCACAATTCTTGCTGAAGATAAATTAGAAAAACTAGATCCTTTTTTAGGTTTACACTACCCAGCAACAGATGTACCTAAGCAAGCAAGAACATTATATTGTTTGAATTGGCTGAGATTAATTGCCGATATTAATTATCAACCTAGTGAAATTATTCCTTTTAATAATCCTATTACAAATCAACCTACTGATCTTAGTAATTCGGTTTTAAGAAGCGTATCTCGCCTGCATATAGAATACTTACAAAATATGGGCGTGAGAGCTTCCATGTCCATATCTTTAATAAAAAATAAACAACTCTGGGGTTTAATCGCTTGCCATCATTACTCACCTAAGTATGTTTCTTATGAAGTTCGGAAAGCTTGTGAGTTTCTTGGGCAAGTAATGTCTTTAGAACTGGCATCTAAAGAAGATAATGAAGATTATGAGTATAAACTTGAGTTAAGTAAGGTGCAAGAAAAAATTCTTGAGTATGTGTCTCAAGAAGAAAATTTTATTGATGGTTTAATTAAATATCAGCCAAATATACTTAATTTGGTTGATGCTTCTGGAGCAGCAGTATTTTTTGATGGTAATTACACCTTAGTTGGTGAAACTCCTCAATTAGAAGATTTGAATCATTTAGTTGAACTGTTAGAAAATAATTTCACCGAAGAAATATTTTATACAGAGTCTCTAGCCAGGCTTGATCCAGCAGGTGAGAAGTTTAAAGATGTAGCTAGTGGTGTATTAGCGATTTCACTATCTCAAAGCCAAAAAAACTATATTCTTTGGTTTAGACCGGAAGTTATCCAAACTGTAAATTGGGCAGGAGAGCCTAAGAAACCAGTTGAAATGACAGAAGATGGTAGTGTGCGTTTGTCTCCGCGTAAATCTTTTGAACTCTGGAAAGAAACTGTAAGATTAAAGTCTTTACCTTGGAAAAAGTGCGAAATTGATGCTGCACTGGGACTAAGAAGTGCAGTGATTAATATCGTATTAAAAAAAGCCGAAGAAATCGCCAAATTAAATACAGCATTGCAGGAGTCGGAAGCATATTCTAGAAACCAAGCAGAGCAGTTAGAAATAGCTTTGCAAGAACTCCAGCGTACTCAGACACAACTGATTCAGAATGAAAAAATGTCGAGTTTAGGTCAACTTGTAGCTGGCGTAGCTCACGAAATTAATAACCCGATTAACTTTATTTATGGGAATCTTAACCACGCGAGGGAAAATACTCAAGATTTGCTAAATTTGGTCGCCCTGTATCAACAATACTATCCATCACCAACGCCAGAGATTCAAGATGGGATTGAAGACATTGATTTAGAGTTTATGAATGAAGATTTACCTAAATTACTGTCTTCAATGCAAGTGGGAGCAGATCGCATTCGTGAGATTGTGCAGTCTTTACGCAACTTTTCACGCTTAGATGAAGCTGCTATTAAAGCGGTGGATATTCACGAAGGGATTGATAGTACTTTGTTAATTTTGCGACATCGGTTGAAATCTAATGATGAAATTCGCAACGTTGAAATTATTAAAGATTATGGCAAGTTACCGCTAGTAGAGTGTTACGCAGGTCAGCTAAACCAAGTGTTTATGAATATCATTGCTAATGCGATCGATGCTTTAGAAGCAGGTGTGAGCAAGACAAGTGGAGATGATCAGCAAAAGCAGCACCCAACACCTACAATTAAGATTAGTACTGAAGTGAGTGAGCGCACATCTGACGATAATACCTCTACTTCATGGGTAATAATCCGCATTGCTGACAATGGTGCTGGTATTCCTGAAGAATTGCAACTGCGAATTTTTGATCCATTTTTTACTACAAAACCAGTTGGTAAAGGTACTGGTATTGGTTTAGCACTTAGCTATCAAATTGTTGTAGAAAAACACGGTGGAATGCTGAGTTGCACTTCAGCACCACATCAGGGAACAGAATTTGTAATTGAAATTCCAGTCAGCCAAAAGTGA
- a CDS encoding AAA family ATPase, producing the protein MAIKSISVSNFKSFSDIHIDLGKFNLLIGANASGKSNFVQIFKFLRDINIYGLENAISLQGGIEFLRNTNISSSNSLSLKVVFDQPFIRRFVKNGQEIPLKIEKTTYEFSLQFNKKGLGYRIIEDKLSQQCKFVNLENRHNKPVETETIATGEMIISKKETAIIFYSDSTLPIVQDDIFPPIFSTKDIPKKKLLLETPFFFFLFPPFPPYSNFFNDIAIYDFDPKLPKQSTFITGKTELEDDASNLAIVIKSILENDFNKRKFSNLLKELMPFIDDINVEKLTDKSLIFKLKELYYQKSQYIPAFLISDGTVNLTALIVALYFEDEPLAIIEEPERNIHPYLIARVVAMMKEASQEKQIITTTHNPQMVKYAELEDILLIARNKEGFSTISRPGKKDEIKIFLNNEIGLEELYVQNLLGAE; encoded by the coding sequence ATGGCTATTAAAAGCATCAGTGTTTCAAATTTCAAAAGTTTTAGTGATATTCACATTGATTTAGGAAAATTCAATTTATTGATTGGTGCGAATGCTTCTGGAAAATCTAACTTCGTACAAATATTTAAATTTTTAAGAGATATTAATATATATGGTTTAGAAAATGCAATTTCCTTGCAAGGAGGAATTGAATTTCTCAGAAACACCAATATTTCTTCCTCCAATTCATTATCTTTGAAAGTTGTTTTTGATCAACCATTTATAAGAAGATTTGTTAAAAATGGGCAAGAAATTCCATTAAAAATTGAAAAAACAACATATGAATTTTCTTTACAATTTAACAAAAAAGGTTTAGGTTATAGAATTATAGAAGACAAATTAAGCCAACAGTGTAAATTTGTTAATTTAGAAAATAGACATAACAAACCAGTAGAAACTGAGACAATTGCTACAGGAGAAATGATTATTTCCAAAAAAGAAACAGCAATAATATTTTACTCAGATTCTACACTTCCAATTGTGCAAGATGATATATTTCCTCCTATATTTTCAACGAAAGATATTCCTAAAAAAAAGTTACTTTTAGAAACACCATTCTTTTTCTTTTTATTTCCACCCTTTCCACCATATAGTAATTTTTTTAATGATATTGCTATTTACGATTTTGATCCAAAACTACCTAAGCAATCAACTTTTATAACTGGAAAAACAGAATTAGAGGATGATGCTAGTAATTTAGCTATTGTCATTAAAAGTATACTAGAGAATGATTTTAATAAAAGAAAATTTTCTAATCTACTGAAAGAATTAATGCCATTTATAGATGATATAAACGTAGAAAAACTGACCGACAAATCTTTGATTTTTAAGTTAAAAGAACTGTATTATCAGAAGTCTCAGTACATACCTGCTTTTTTAATTTCTGATGGAACAGTGAATCTCACAGCATTAATAGTTGCATTATATTTTGAAGATGAGCCTTTAGCAATTATAGAAGAACCAGAAAGAAATATACATCCTTATCTAATCGCTAGGGTGGTAGCAATGATGAAAGAAGCATCTCAGGAAAAACAAATTATTACTACTACCCATAATCCTCAAATGGTAAAATATGCTGAATTAGAGGATATTTTACTCATTGCTAGGAATAAAGAAGGTTTTTCTACTATCTCTAGACCAGGTAAAAAAGATGAAATTAAAATTTTTTTAAATAATGAAATAGGACTTGAAGAACTTTATGTCCAAAATTTACTAGGTGCAGAATGA